The genomic stretch GGCCGCGCCCGCCAAAATCCCGTGTACATAGTCCGTTCACTGCATCCTTACTGCCAGCCCCGTCCCTTTTCTGTCTTCCGCGTTATCGCGCGAGGGCGCTGCCCGATAAAGTCGTAAAGCCGAAGATTTTTTGCCACAGAGGGCACAGAGAGGGACGGCAGGCGATCTTCTTGCCGATGCCAGGTAATGTGTTGGCTATTGACGATGGGCACGGCATTGGGTTCTGCGGTAGGAGCCGAGCCCCCTCGGCGATAACCTCCGGTGCCAGAGCCCTATCGGCCAGGAGGCTGGCCTCCTGCGGGAGGCGAGAGGGTAGAATCGGCACCCCTGCCGGGGGCTGTGCAGGTGGCTTGTGCGAGTTGACCTGCTGATATATCTGGTCCAACTTAGCAGAACAGGGTTCATTGCCGGAGTTTGTAAATGAAGCCATCCATCGCACTGCAGCAACATCGTGAAATGATTCGTCAGATTGTTGAGCGGCATCACGCCAGAAATGCCCGTGTGTTCGGCTCCGTGCTTCATGGGCAGGATACCGATTCGAGTGATCTGGACATCCTCGTCGATACCACCGAGGAGACCTCGTTATTCGATATCGGCGCCATCCGCATGGAGTTGACCGAGCTTCTCGGGGTGGAGGTCGAGGTGCTGACTCCGGGGGCTTTGCCCGACCGCTGGAAGGCTGCTGTGCTCAAGGAGGCGCGCGCCGTATGAGCCGGCGCGACGAGCTTGCCCTGCAGGATTATCTGCTGCACATGCAGCAGGCTGTCGAGCGTATTCAACGGTATCTGGAGAACATGGATCACGCTGACTTCCTCTCCAATGAGGAAAAGCAGGATGCCGTGATCCGCAATCTCGAGGTGATCGGGGAGGCGGCAGGAAATATCCAGCGGCATTTTCCGAGCTTCTCCGTGCAGCACCCCGATTTCCCCCTGAAGGCGGCTTATGGCATGCGCAATGCGCTTGCACATGGTTATTTCACGATTGACCTGGACGTGGTCTGGACGACGGTTGGGCGTGATTTACCGCAGCTGGCACTGCAGGTGGAGGAAGTGCTTCTGGTATTCAGGCAGGGCAGGTAGTTTTCTCCGACGCCAGATAATGTGTTAGCCATGTACGGCGGGCACGGCATTGGGTTCTGCGGTAGGAGCCGAGCCCCCTCGGCGATAACCTCCGGTCCCAGAGACCTATCGGCCAGGGGGCTGGCCTCCTACGGGAGGCGAGAGGAGACAGGCGTCAGGCCAGGAGCGTCCGTTTATGCCCTCTGGGTGCAAGGCGCGATCAGGAGCTGACATCATCGCCGGGCATCGCGCCTGCAG from Chromatiales bacterium encodes the following:
- a CDS encoding DUF86 domain-containing protein, with amino-acid sequence MSRRDELALQDYLLHMQQAVERIQRYLENMDHADFLSNEEKQDAVIRNLEVIGEAAGNIQRHFPSFSVQHPDFPLKAAYGMRNALAHGYFTIDLDVVWTTVGRDLPQLALQVEEVLLVFRQGR
- a CDS encoding nucleotidyltransferase family protein, with product MKPSIALQQHREMIRQIVERHHARNARVFGSVLHGQDTDSSDLDILVDTTEETSLFDIGAIRMELTELLGVEVEVLTPGALPDRWKAAVLKEARAV